A segment of the Acaryochloris marina S15 genome:
AGGCAGAGAACTAGAGTTAACAGCAATGGAGGTGTCGTAGGATGTGTGAAGATTGCGGTTGTAGTGCTGGATCTGTCCAGATTCATCAAGGCCATGATCCTCAACCGAACAAAACAACAACAAGCTTAGAAGTTCCAACACCCAGCGTACGCCACCTTGACCTGCACGCTAAGATTCTGGAGCACAATGATCGCATTGCGGATCAGAATAGAGCCCTGTTTCACCAACAGGGCTGGTTAGTGGTGAATATTCTGTCTTCGCCGGGGTCGGGGAAAACAGCTTTGATTGAGCGACTTGCTCAAGATCAACGGAATAATTGGCAAATCGGGACCATTGTTGGCGATTTAGCGACGGATAATGATGCCCATCGATTAGGCCATGCTGGGGTATCAGCTGTCCAAATTACAACGGGGACAGCGTGCCACTTAGAAGCCAGTATGGTGAGCCACGCTTTATCCAAACTCCCATCCAAACCTTGGGATCTCCTTGTGATTGAAAATGTCGGCAACCTCGTTTGTCCCGCTGCGTTCGATTTAGGAGAACAAATCAGAGTCGTCGTCCTGTCTGTTACCGAGGGCGAAGACAAACCCCAAAAATATCCAGCAATGTTCAAGTCGGCTCAGGTCGTTTTGATCAATAAGACGGATATTGCAGAGGCTGTGGGATGGCAACGAGACCTTGCGATCGCAAATCTCCAACAAATCGCCCCCCAAG
Coding sequences within it:
- the hypB gene encoding hydrogenase nickel incorporation protein HypB, with product MCEDCGCSAGSVQIHQGHDPQPNKTTTSLEVPTPSVRHLDLHAKILEHNDRIADQNRALFHQQGWLVVNILSSPGSGKTALIERLAQDQRNNWQIGTIVGDLATDNDAHRLGHAGVSAVQITTGTACHLEASMVSHALSKLPSKPWDLLVIENVGNLVCPAAFDLGEQIRVVVLSVTEGEDKPQKYPAMFKSAQVVLINKTDIAEAVGWQRDLAIANLQQIAPQATLFEVSARTGAGMHAWYAYLDQCRQGLNGPLSRSQNSQVLQIGRLSSN